The genomic segment ATCACCCACCGCCAGAAGGCGGCCTGCACGGGCGGCACGCCGTCGTGCAGCGCCCGGGAGACGACGAAGCTCCCGGACCACACGACGGTCGCGACGGCCGCGAGCAGGAGCCCGGCTCCGCCTCCGGCGGGAGTACGGGTGGCGGTGGCGGTTGTGGCGGTTGTGGCGGTTGCGGTTGTGGCGGTTGCGGGGGCGTGATCCAGGACGGTCACATGGCTCCTTCGGTCGGCGGTTTCCCCACTGTCGCCCCGGCCGACCGATCAGGTCCATCGAATGTTTCTGACCTATATGTTCAGTTGTGCTAAACAGTGCGTCCCGGCTCCTCCGGTGACATTCTGGAAGGGAGACGCGGAGGTCGAGAGATGGGTATTTATGCCGAACAGGTCGTGCCGCGGATCATCAATGTCGCCTGCGGGGTGAAGGTGACCGTGCCCCTGCGACGCCGGGTCTGCGAGGGCCTGGAAGGCGAGATCGTCGAGATCGGATTCGGCTCGGGCCACAACATTCCCTACTACCCGGCGGCCGTCACCGGCGTGACCGCGATCGAACCCTCCGACGTCGGCTGGCGGCTCGCCGCCGACCGGGTCCGAGCGACAACGGTCCCGGTGCGCCGCGCCGGCCTGGACGGCCAGTCACTCCCCTTCGCCGACGACAGCTTCGACGCCGCCCTGTCCACCTGGACCCTGTGCACCATCCCCGATGCGGATGCCGCCCTGCACGAGATCCGACGCGTCCTCAGGCCCGGCGGCACGCTGCACTTCGTCGAGCACGGGCTGGCTCCGGAGACGGACGAGAACATTCGCCGCTGGCAACGCCGCCTCGAACCGGTGAACAAACGCCTCCTCGGCGGCTGCCACCTCACCCGGCCGACCGTCGAAATGCTGACGACCGCGGGATTCACCATCAGGGAAGTCGACGTCTTCTACGAGGACGGCGCCCCCAAACCCATGGGCGCCGCCGCGTTGGGCGTAGCCGTCGCCCCCTAGCGGGAGAGACGACTCGGCACGGCCACCGGCACCGTTGCCGGCACCGACGTCCCCACCACCAGCGGCACCGACTTCGCTCGCTGGTGGTGCGGCTGTCCCAGCAGGGTTCCGGTGAACGCGATGGCCATGCCCAGCAGTTGGACGGGGGTCAGGGCCTGGCTCAGGGCGGCCCAGCCGATGGCGGCGGCGGAGATCGGGCTGAGGAAGCCGAGGAGGGAGACCGACGTTGCCGGGAGGCGGCCGATGCCGCGGAACCAGAGCCAGTACGCGGCGGCGGTGTTGGCGACGGCGAGGTACGCGTAGCCGGTGACGGCGCGGGCGTCGAGGGCGGGCGGGAGGCCCTCGACGAGGAGGGCGACCGGGGCGATCAGCAGGCCGCCGGCGGTGAGCTGCCAGCCGGTGAAGGCGAGCGGGCCGACGCCCTCCGGGCGTCCCCAGCGCTTGGTCAGGACGGTCCCGGCCGACATGCTCGCCGAGCCGGCGACCCCGGCGAGCAGGCCGAGGGCGTCGAATCCGGCACCGGCCCGCAGGACGACGAGGCTGACGCCGACCGCCCCGATGACCGCGGCCGTGAGCGTACGGGCGCTGGGGCGTTCGCTGAGCAGGGCCGCCGCGAGGCCCGCCACGAACAGCGGGCCCACCGAGCCGACGACGGAGGCGACGCCGCCGGGCAGCCGGTAGGCGGCGAGGAAAAGCAGCGGGAAGAAGGCGCCGATGTTGAGGGTGCCGAGCACCGCCGACTTCCACCACCAGGCGCCGCGCGGCAGCGCCCGGGTGGCGGCGAGCAGCACGAGCCCGGCGGGCAGTGCCCGCATCAGGCCGGCGAACAGCGGGCGGTCCGGCGGAAGGAGCTGGGTGGTGACCGCGTAGGTGGAACCCCAGGCCAGCGGGGCGAGGGCGGTGAGGGCGATGGTGGGGAGACGGGACATCTGCGGACTCCTCACGGGAGCAGCGGTCACAAGGGCGGGGGCCGCGGGAACGGAAGCCGGGCGACGACCGGGCGATCAGGGATCAGGCGGTGAACAGACGGCGATCAGGCGGGGATCAGGCGGCGGGGACGAGGTCCGGCTTCGGGGAGGCGGCCACCGGGCGCGGGGCCGCCGGGTGGACCGCGTCGGATGCCAGGTGCGGCTCGAGCCGCACCAGGAGGAGCGCCGCGCCGAGCGTGGTGCCGATGAGCAGCAGCCACGGGAGCCGGCCGTCGACGGCCATCAGGCCGGTGAAGAGCGACGGGGCGATGGCCCGCACCAGCTGCCAGGAGAACTGGTAGGCGGCCATGTACCGGCCGCGTACCGCGTCCGGGGCGGCGGCGATGGCCAGGGCGCCGGCCGACGGGTTGTGCACCATCTCTCCAATGGTGTGCACCGTGATGATCACGGCGAGGCCGGCGCCGATCGCCCAGCCGGCCTGCGGGCGCACCGTGCCGAGCACGATCTGTCCGGCGAAGGCCACCGCGAAGAGCACCGCGCCGAGCGCCGCGGACCGGTTGCGGCGGGCGCCGCGGCGGCGCACGAAGGAGGCGACCAGGACGCCGCCCGCGGCGCACAGCACGGTGTTGACGGTGAAGGCGGCGCCGGTCAGGGACTCGGGGCCGTGCAGCCAGGTGGAGATGTAGAGCGGGTACAGGACGGGCAGCGCGGTGTAGCCCAGGGCGATGAGGAAGTTGGCCGCGGTCAGACCGAGGAACGGGCGGTCACGGAGCACCAGCCGGTAGCCGGCCTTCTGGCGGGCGACGGCGGCCGCGTCCCTGACCACCAGGACCGGGCGAACCCGCCACATCAGCAGCGCCGAGAGGATGAAGCTGGCCGCGTTGAGCCAGGCCGCCGCGGTGAAGCCGGCGTCGCCGCCGAAGCCGACGACGAGCGAGGCGAGCAGCGCGCCGGCGCCCATGCCGCCGTTGCTGAGCGCCCGGGAGGCGGCCTGCAGCCGGTCCCGGTCGGCGCCGCGGGCGATCTCGCCGAGGAAGGACTGCTGGACGGCGGGGAAGGCGCCGTCGCCGATGATCGTGACCAGGGCGACGACGGCGAAGGCGGGCACCGACTGGGCGAACGGGTAGAGCGCGAAGCCCAGCCCCCGCACCCCGAAGAGCACCAGCTGGACGCGGCGCGCCCCGAAGCGGTCGACGGCGGTGCCGGCCAGCGGCAGCGTGGTGAGCCCGATGAGCCCGGCCGCCGTGAGCACCGCGCCGACGGCGGCGAACGACAGCCCCGTGACGTGGTGGAAGAAGATCAGGGTGAAGGGGAGGTACATCCCGGAGCCGACCGCGTTGACGGTCATCGCGGCGAGCATCGACCGCTCACCGGGGATCCGCTGGGTGCTGGGCATGTCCGCTCCTGGGAGATCGTCGCCGAAGTAGCTCGATGGTGATTAGCTTACTACTAAGCGACTTACCGTCAATCTACTTTCTTGCCAGCGATCGTCCCTCGTCCGATACTGGTGCGTATGACCACCCCCGCCCCGGATCCCCTGGACAAGATCACCGCGCAGTGGAACGAGGTCCGCCCCGACCTCGACACCGTGCCGATGGCGATCTTCGGCCGCATCTACCGCATCGCGCGCGCGGTCGGCGACCAGATGGAGAAGGAGTACGGGCGCTTCGGCATCAGCCGCGGCGAGTTCGACGTACTGGCGACGCTGCGCAGGGCCGGTGAGCCGCACACCCTGTCACCGCGCGAGCTCTCCTCGACGCTGCTGCTCACCACCGGCGGCATGACGGGACGGCTGGACAAGCTGGAGCGCGCCGGCCTCGTCGAGCGCAGCCCGGACCCGCACGACCGGCGCGGTCTGCGGGTCACCCTCACCGAACGCGGCCTCACGCTGCTGCACGAGGCGGTGGGCGCCGGGCTCGCCGTGCAGAAGGCGGCTCTCGGCGCGATGGACGACGAGCAGGCCGCGCAGCTCTCGGACCTGCTGCGGCAGCTGCTCGGATCGTCGGAACAGCACTGAGCCCCCTGCCGCGCATGCGGTCAGGGGGCCAGCAGGAGAAAGGCGTCAGCCGCGCTCTTGCTGCTGCTTACGGGTCTTGTCGGTCGCCATCACCACGCCGGCGATGATCGCGAACAGCGCGATCGGCGCGAGCACGAAGAGGCCGAGGGTCTGTACGACACTCAGGCCGGAACCCGGGTCGTCGCCGTCGTCGCGGGTGACCGCGAACGCGGGGGACGACATCAGCAGCATCAGCGTCGTCCCGGCGGTGATGACCCCGGCGCGCACGGCCTTCTTGTTGAGCTTCTTGTCCACGCCCTCAATGTAGTGAACGACCTCCGGGCCCGCACGCCCGGGGTGTCCTTATGGGGGTCCTTGCCCATGTCTTTACACGCCCATGTCCTTGCGACCTGCGGCAACGGAGGACGGCGTCACTCCGGGCGGGCCGCCAGCGCGGCCCGCACCTCGTCCAGCAGCGCGTGCAGCCGCGGCGATCCGGCGAGCTGCTCCAGGGTGACCGGCCGGCCCGCCGCGTCGGCCACCGGCAGCCGCCAGTTCGGGTACTGGTCCCAGGTGCCCGGCAGATTCTGCGGTCGGCGGTCGCCGACCGCGTCCGGCAGCCAGACGCCGACCATCGCCGCCGGAGTGCGCGCCAGGAACCGGTGGACGGCCTTGACGACGGCCTCCTCGTCGCCCGCGCCCTCCGGCAGCAGCCCCAGCCGGCCGAGCAGCGCGATCCACTCCGCGACCTCCGCCGCGTCCTCCGCCTGCTCCTCGGCCAGCGGCCGGGTCAGCAGCCCCAGCCGGTAGCGCAGCTCGACGTGCTCGCCCGTCAGCCGGGCCGCCGTACTGGGCAGATCGTGCGTGGTGACGGTGGCCAGACAGGCCGGCCGCCAGGCCTCCGGCGCCAGCGGCTTGCCGTCCCCGTCGTGGTTCCGCTCGAACCACAGCACCGACGTGCCGAGGATGCCGCGGTCCGACAGCTCCTCCCTGACCCCGTTCTCCACCGTCCCCAGGTCCTCGCCGATCACCACCGCGCCCGCCCGGTGCGCCTCCAGGGCGAGCACCCCGAGCATCGCCTCCGCGTCGTACCGGACATAGGCGCCCTCGGTCGGCGGCCGGCCCTCCGGCACCCACCAGAGCCGGAACAGCCCCATCACATGGTCGATCCGCAGCGCCCCCGCGTGCCGCAGCAGCCGGCTCAGCAGATCCCGGTACGGGGTGTACCCGGTGGCCGCCAGCGCGTCCGGCCGCCAGGGCGGCAGGCCCCAGTCCTGGCCGCGCGAGTTGAACGCGTCCGGCGGCGCGCCCACCGACATGCCCCGGGCCAGCGCGTCCTGCATCGCCCACGCGTCCGAGCCCGATGGATGCACCCCGACGGCCAGGTCGTGCACGATCCCGATCGGCATCCCCGCGGCCCGCGCCGCCGTCTGCGCCGCGCCCAGCTGATCATCCGTCAGCCACGTGAGCCAGCAGTAGAAGTCCACCCGGTCCAGCAGTTCGCTGCGGGCCCGCGCGACCTGCGCGGACCGCGGATCACGCAGCCCGGCGGGCCACGCGTGCCAGTCAGGACCGTGCACCTCCGCGAGCGCGCACCAGGTGGCGTGGTCGTCCAGCGACTGCCCCTGCTCGGCCAGGAAGTCGGCGTACCCGGCCCGGCGCCCCGGCTGCAGCGGCACCTTCCGCACCAGCCCCAGCGCCTCCAGCTTCAGCTCCCACACCGCGTCCCGGTCGATCAGCGCGTCCTTGTACAGCACACCCGCCCGCAGCGCCGCGGCCCGGCCGGCCAGCTCCACGGCCTGCACCCGGTCCTCCGGCGCCAGATACGCGTACTCCGGAACGTCCTCGACCCGCAGATACACCGGATCGGGGAACCGCCGGGACGACGGACGGTACGGCGAGGGATCCGTCGGCCGCCCCGGCACCGCGATGTGCAGCGGATTGATCTGCAGGAACCCGGCCCCCAGCGCCCGCCCCGACCAGGCCGCCAGATCGGCGAGATCGCCCAGGTCACCCATCCCCCAGGAGCGTTCCGACAGCGTCGAGTAGAGCTGCGCCATGAAGCCGAACGTGCGCCCCGGCGGACCCGGCAGCCGCTCGGGCGCGATCACCAGATCGGCCCGCGCCGTCCGCCCGTCCAGCGCGGTCGCCCGCACCACATGCCGGCCGAGCGGAATCCGCTCCCAGTCGCCGGCGTCGAACACCTCGCCCGACTCCGCCTCGATCAGCACCCGGGTCCCTTCCGGGAGCCCGAGCGGCAGCGGACGGCCGGTCCGCACCACCGTGCACGGCGCCAGCAGCCGCTGCCGGTCGCGGTGCTCGTACGCGGCCAGCGCGTCCCGCACCGCCTGCGGCGTCGAGGCGTCCACCCCCAGCGCGGCCAGCACGGCCACCACCGTCTCCTCCGGCACCCGGACCTCCCGGTCCGGCCCAGGGCGGTACGTCGTGTCCACGCCGTGCAGCGCGGCCAGCCGCTCCCGGTCCATCGGGCCTCCAAGATCACCGTGCGGGGTGGGGGTCACCCCAGCCTTACCCCACCGGACACCCCGTCAGACGCCGCCACCCCGCCCGGCACCGCTACCAACCCGCCGGCCGCCGCTCCCGCCACGGCGCCGCCGCCTCCACCTGAGCCGCGAGCGCCAGCAGCGGACCCTCCGCACCGTGCGCCGCGCCGAGCATCATCCCGACCGGCAGCCCGCCGTCCGTCCACTCCACCGGCAGCGACACCGCCGGCAGACCCGCGATGTTCCACGCCCCCGTGAACGGCGTGAACGCGTACTGCGCCGCGAAATCCGCCGCCGGATCCGCGTCGTCGCGCAACGCCCCCACCGGCTGCGGCAGCTGGGCCAGCGTCGGCGTCAGCACCGCGTCGAACGGCGCCACCGCCGCCGCGAACTTCCGCCCCACCGCCTGCATCGCCCCCAGCGCCATCGCGAACCGCTCCCCCGAAGCCGCCCGGCCGCGCTCCCGCAGCCACCGCGTCAGCGGCATCAACTCCCCCTCCCGCTCGGCCGGCACCGGTGCCATCAGCGCCATCACCTCCCACACCGGATCGAACGACCCGTGGTCCCCCGGCCCGAGCGGCTGCTCGACGTCCACCACCTCATGGCCAAGACCCGCGAGCAGCGCCGACGTCCGCTCGTACGCCGCCAGCACCACCGGATCCACCGGCACGTCGACATCGGGCCGCGCCCACCGCCCGATCCGCAACCGCCGCGGCTCCCGCTCGCACCACTCCAGGAACGACGTCCCCGACGCCGCCACCGGCATCGGATCCCCCGGCACCGGCCCCGCCATCACATCCAGCAGCGCCGCCGTGTCCCGCACGTTCCGCGCGATCGGCCCCGTCACCGCCAGCCCCGTCACATCCCCGTACGGCGCCGGGCTCACCCGCCCCCGGCTGGGCTTCAGCCCCACCACCCCGCAGCAGCTCGCCGGAATGCGGATCGAGCCCCCGCCGTCGTTCCCGTGCGCGGCGGGCGCCAGCCCGGCGGCCACGGCGGCCGCCGCTCCCCCGCTGGACCCGCCGGCCATCAGCTCCGTGTCGTACGGGCTCCGCGCCGGAGGGGCCACCCGGCCCTCGGTGTACGCCGGCAGCCCGAACTCGGGCGTGTTCGTCTTCCCGAGCAGCACCGTCCCGGCGGCCCGCAGCAGCTCCCCGACGTGCGTCCCCGACTCGGCGACCTGGTCCGCGAACACCGCCGACCCCGCCGTCCACCGCACCCCCGCCACCGGCGTCAGATCCTTCACCGGCACCGGCACCCCCAACAGCGGCGGCAGCACCCCACCCTCCGCCAACCGCCGCTCCGCCCGCCGCGCGTCCTCGAGCGCGCGCTCGGGCGTCACGGTCACATACGCCCCGACGGCATCGTTCAGCCGGTCGATCCGCCCGAGGTAATGCCGCGCCAACTCCGTTGGGGAGAGAACCTTGCCCCGGACCGCGGCGGCCTGCTCCAGCATCGTCAACTCATGAGGTTCGCCCATCCGGGCAGGGTAGTTCGGTCCGGGCGGAACCACGGGTATGCCGGCCCGTGCGAGCCGCTTCCGCCTGCGGCGGGCTGTTCCCCACCCACCCGCCCTTTCGCCTCACGGCGGGGCTGCACAGCGGGGCTCGGCCGCCCCGAGACGGCCGTTGCGCGACGCGCCTCCGGGCGGGGGTTCGGGTACGCGGACGCCCGCGGCACCGTTGCGCCTGCGGCGGGCATTCCCCGCCCACCCGCCCCATCTATGCCTACCGGCGGGGTGGGGCGGTGGCCGGGTGCACCGGGTCGCGGAGGTCGGCGGGCCGGTGGGCCGACGGGGTGGTGGTGACGTGAGGGGACCGG from the Streptomyces sp. RKAG293 genome contains:
- a CDS encoding class I SAM-dependent methyltransferase, with protein sequence MGIYAEQVVPRIINVACGVKVTVPLRRRVCEGLEGEIVEIGFGSGHNIPYYPAAVTGVTAIEPSDVGWRLAADRVRATTVPVRRAGLDGQSLPFADDSFDAALSTWTLCTIPDADAALHEIRRVLRPGGTLHFVEHGLAPETDENIRRWQRRLEPVNKRLLGGCHLTRPTVEMLTTAGFTIREVDVFYEDGAPKPMGAAALGVAVAP
- a CDS encoding EamA family transporter, with the translated sequence MSRLPTIALTALAPLAWGSTYAVTTQLLPPDRPLFAGLMRALPAGLVLLAATRALPRGAWWWKSAVLGTLNIGAFFPLLFLAAYRLPGGVASVVGSVGPLFVAGLAAALLSERPSARTLTAAVIGAVGVSLVVLRAGAGFDALGLLAGVAGSASMSAGTVLTKRWGRPEGVGPLAFTGWQLTAGGLLIAPVALLVEGLPPALDARAVTGYAYLAVANTAAAYWLWFRGIGRLPATSVSLLGFLSPISAAAIGWAALSQALTPVQLLGMAIAFTGTLLGQPHHQRAKSVPLVVGTSVPATVPVAVPSRLSR
- a CDS encoding MFS transporter, with product MPSTQRIPGERSMLAAMTVNAVGSGMYLPFTLIFFHHVTGLSFAAVGAVLTAAGLIGLTTLPLAGTAVDRFGARRVQLVLFGVRGLGFALYPFAQSVPAFAVVALVTIIGDGAFPAVQQSFLGEIARGADRDRLQAASRALSNGGMGAGALLASLVVGFGGDAGFTAAAWLNAASFILSALLMWRVRPVLVVRDAAAVARQKAGYRLVLRDRPFLGLTAANFLIALGYTALPVLYPLYISTWLHGPESLTGAAFTVNTVLCAAGGVLVASFVRRRGARRNRSAALGAVLFAVAFAGQIVLGTVRPQAGWAIGAGLAVIITVHTIGEMVHNPSAGALAIAAAPDAVRGRYMAAYQFSWQLVRAIAPSLFTGLMAVDGRLPWLLLIGTTLGAALLLVRLEPHLASDAVHPAAPRPVAASPKPDLVPAA
- a CDS encoding MarR family transcriptional regulator, producing the protein MTTPAPDPLDKITAQWNEVRPDLDTVPMAIFGRIYRIARAVGDQMEKEYGRFGISRGEFDVLATLRRAGEPHTLSPRELSSTLLLTTGGMTGRLDKLERAGLVERSPDPHDRRGLRVTLTERGLTLLHEAVGAGLAVQKAALGAMDDEQAAQLSDLLRQLLGSSEQH
- the malQ gene encoding 4-alpha-glucanotransferase → MDRERLAALHGVDTTYRPGPDREVRVPEETVVAVLAALGVDASTPQAVRDALAAYEHRDRQRLLAPCTVVRTGRPLPLGLPEGTRVLIEAESGEVFDAGDWERIPLGRHVVRATALDGRTARADLVIAPERLPGPPGRTFGFMAQLYSTLSERSWGMGDLGDLADLAAWSGRALGAGFLQINPLHIAVPGRPTDPSPYRPSSRRFPDPVYLRVEDVPEYAYLAPEDRVQAVELAGRAAALRAGVLYKDALIDRDAVWELKLEALGLVRKVPLQPGRRAGYADFLAEQGQSLDDHATWCALAEVHGPDWHAWPAGLRDPRSAQVARARSELLDRVDFYCWLTWLTDDQLGAAQTAARAAGMPIGIVHDLAVGVHPSGSDAWAMQDALARGMSVGAPPDAFNSRGQDWGLPPWRPDALAATGYTPYRDLLSRLLRHAGALRIDHVMGLFRLWWVPEGRPPTEGAYVRYDAEAMLGVLALEAHRAGAVVIGEDLGTVENGVREELSDRGILGTSVLWFERNHDGDGKPLAPEAWRPACLATVTTHDLPSTAARLTGEHVELRYRLGLLTRPLAEEQAEDAAEVAEWIALLGRLGLLPEGAGDEEAVVKAVHRFLARTPAAMVGVWLPDAVGDRRPQNLPGTWDQYPNWRLPVADAAGRPVTLEQLAGSPRLHALLDEVRAALAARPE
- a CDS encoding amidase; its protein translation is MGEPHELTMLEQAAAVRGKVLSPTELARHYLGRIDRLNDAVGAYVTVTPERALEDARRAERRLAEGGVLPPLLGVPVPVKDLTPVAGVRWTAGSAVFADQVAESGTHVGELLRAAGTVLLGKTNTPEFGLPAYTEGRVAPPARSPYDTELMAGGSSGGAAAAVAAGLAPAAHGNDGGGSIRIPASCCGVVGLKPSRGRVSPAPYGDVTGLAVTGPIARNVRDTAALLDVMAGPVPGDPMPVAASGTSFLEWCEREPRRLRIGRWARPDVDVPVDPVVLAAYERTSALLAGLGHEVVDVEQPLGPGDHGSFDPVWEVMALMAPVPAEREGELMPLTRWLRERGRAASGERFAMALGAMQAVGRKFAAAVAPFDAVLTPTLAQLPQPVGALRDDADPAADFAAQYAFTPFTGAWNIAGLPAVSLPVEWTDGGLPVGMMLGAAHGAEGPLLALAAQVEAAAPWRERRPAGW